A stretch of the Filimonas lacunae genome encodes the following:
- a CDS encoding RsmD family RNA methyltransferase: MRIISGKWGGRRINPPANMPHTRPTTDIAKEGLFNILQHRIDFEGASTLDLFGGTGSISYELGSRGAEHQIIVEKDPQMHAFIKKNTEMLGMTGCQVIKMEVFSFLQTCTGQFDFIFAGPPYALGTIDELPKIIVQKNLIAPGGFFVLEHTPRNAYEKFAGFSFVRNYGTTLFSFFEPVLPA; the protein is encoded by the coding sequence ATGAGGATTATATCCGGAAAATGGGGGGGCAGAAGAATCAATCCTCCAGCCAACATGCCACATACCAGGCCTACTACAGATATAGCAAAGGAAGGCCTGTTTAACATATTACAACACCGTATTGATTTTGAAGGCGCCAGCACCCTGGATTTGTTTGGGGGTACTGGTAGCATTAGTTACGAACTGGGCTCACGCGGTGCCGAACACCAGATTATTGTAGAGAAGGACCCGCAGATGCATGCTTTTATTAAAAAGAATACAGAAATGCTGGGCATGACGGGATGCCAGGTAATTAAAATGGAAGTGTTCAGCTTTTTGCAAACCTGTACTGGTCAGTTCGATTTTATTTTTGCAGGTCCGCCCTACGCCCTGGGCACCATTGACGAACTCCCTAAAATAATTGTGCAGAAGAACCTGATAGCGCCTGGTGGCTTTTTTGTACTGGAACATACGCCACGTAACGCCTACGAAAAATTTGCAGGGTTTAGTTTTGTAAGAAACTATGGCACTACGCTGTTTTCATTTTTTGAACCGGTTTTACCTGCCTAA
- a CDS encoding 5-formyltetrahydrofolate cyclo-ligase, translating to MTKSELRKLYKERRTAISSHEKLKLDDLLLIQFQHLAFEEVDTLLTYWPMANQAEPNTLLFSSYMRHMIPALQIAYAVSDFTSYSMDAYAINEDTVYNTNTYGITEPANGTLLPPEAIDLVFVPMLICDEEGYRAGYGKGFYDRYLARCRPEVLKVGFSYFEPVEKIIDTQAFDVSLDYCVTPTNIYEF from the coding sequence ATGACAAAAAGCGAATTACGCAAACTATACAAAGAAAGACGAACAGCCATCTCTTCACACGAAAAGCTGAAACTGGATGATCTGTTGCTTATTCAGTTTCAGCACCTGGCATTTGAAGAAGTGGACACCTTGCTTACTTACTGGCCTATGGCTAATCAGGCTGAGCCCAACACATTGCTGTTTAGCAGCTATATGCGCCATATGATTCCAGCGCTGCAGATTGCATATGCCGTATCGGATTTTACCAGTTATAGTATGGATGCTTATGCTATTAATGAAGATACTGTGTACAATACCAACACTTATGGTATTACTGAGCCAGCCAATGGAACCTTGCTGCCACCAGAAGCCATTGACCTGGTTTTTGTGCCCATGTTAATATGTGATGAAGAAGGCTATCGTGCAGGATATGGTAAAGGTTTTTACGATCGTTACCTGGCCCGTTGTCGTCCTGAGGTACTGAAAGTGGGGTTCAGCTATTTTGAGCCGGTTGAAAAAATCATTGACACTCAGGCTTTTGATGTATCTTTAGATTATTGCGTTACTCCTACGAATATTTATGAATTTTAA
- the bioD gene encoding dethiobiotin synthase — protein MRPIFITGTGTDVGKTVVSAIVTEALQADYWKPIQSGFASGTDALSVQQLLPPSDRIVHPETYKLFLPASPHIAARQDGVAISLENIVTQYRSIQQQRPTGTPIVIEGAGGIMVPLNDTQFVGDLIEQLQAQVILVSRNYLGSINHSLLTASYSKQKQLNVMGWVFNDHFMNYEQEIVNWTGYPSLASIPYATEVTPQFIQQQAEAIRPALLQQLQ, from the coding sequence ATGCGCCCTATATTTATTACAGGTACAGGCACAGATGTTGGAAAAACCGTTGTTTCAGCCATTGTAACAGAAGCATTACAGGCCGATTACTGGAAGCCTATTCAATCAGGCTTTGCATCCGGAACCGATGCTTTAAGTGTGCAGCAGTTATTACCACCTTCCGACAGGATTGTACATCCTGAAACCTATAAACTCTTTTTACCGGCATCACCACACATAGCTGCCCGCCAGGATGGCGTAGCTATCAGTTTAGAGAATATAGTAACACAATATCGTTCTATTCAACAACAGCGCCCGACGGGTACACCTATTGTAATAGAAGGTGCGGGTGGCATTATGGTGCCGTTGAACGATACACAGTTTGTGGGCGATTTAATAGAACAGCTGCAAGCGCAGGTGATACTGGTGAGCCGTAATTACCTGGGCAGCATCAACCATTCGTTATTAACCGCATCTTACAGCAAACAGAAACAGCTGAATGTGATGGGGTGGGTGTTTAACGATCATTTTATGAACTACGAGCAGGAAATTGTGAACTGGACCGGCTACCCCTCGCTGGCTTCTATTCCTTATGCTACAGAAGTTACGCCGCAATTTATACAGCAACAGGCCGAAGCCATCAGGCCCGCTTTATTACAGCAGTTACAGTAA
- a CDS encoding DUF885 domain-containing protein, whose protein sequence is MSIVQKATWRAVMVALALMPLMALSQKSKKKRNKEKGWIAASNRYTSLLLDIDKKYSPEFGSAQGLAEYDTLISVPSLLNDLKQRSERSKMIDSLQKLFLQERDPMVKQDLAILIRQTELNIKLLDFDLNRKVPLYNPTEAVFDGIKVLLDDQTPIERRAAAIVRLKKYAAQGIVSRPLASIYQNRTEMQMKKAAMIYPAKQEIEIALSRNPSIIEGMETLFKKYKLTGWEENFKILKIQLQQYDAFIRSKVLPKARADYKMPGEEYKMAMESFGVDIPVVELDSMAHTAFNDIQKQMQTIAEQVAQKYHLPGSDYRDVIRFLKKDQIIGDSILPLYERRLKEIEEIIRREKLVTLPEGPAFIKLATAAETAQSPAPHMVPPPFLNNTGQRGVFVLPLNMPPAPGEKTDKYDDFTFDAAAWTIIAHEARPGHEMQFDKMVEEGVSQARSLYAFNSANVEGWGLYSEYITLPYMPIEGQLISLDYRLLRAARAFLDPELQNGTTTPSQALELLMKEVVQSHAFAQQEVERYTVKMPGQATSYFYGFTQMLALRKDAEAALGSKFDAQRFHDFVLSQGILPPALIREAVFNTFIPKEK, encoded by the coding sequence ATGAGTATTGTACAAAAGGCCACGTGGCGTGCGGTAATGGTGGCGCTGGCATTGATGCCCTTAATGGCCCTATCGCAAAAATCGAAGAAAAAAAGAAACAAAGAGAAGGGCTGGATTGCCGCTTCTAACAGGTATACCAGCCTGCTGCTGGATATCGATAAAAAATACTCCCCGGAGTTTGGTTCGGCCCAGGGCCTGGCCGAATACGACACACTGATATCTGTTCCTTCCCTCCTGAACGATTTAAAACAACGTAGCGAACGTTCTAAGATGATAGACTCGTTACAAAAGTTATTCCTCCAGGAACGCGATCCTATGGTAAAGCAGGATTTAGCCATATTGATCCGGCAAACAGAACTGAATATTAAATTGCTGGACTTTGATTTGAATAGAAAGGTTCCACTGTATAATCCCACAGAAGCGGTATTCGATGGCATAAAGGTATTGTTAGATGATCAAACGCCGATAGAACGTCGTGCAGCTGCAATAGTACGTTTAAAAAAATATGCCGCACAGGGCATAGTGTCACGCCCGCTTGCAAGCATTTATCAGAACCGGACAGAAATGCAGATGAAAAAGGCTGCAATGATCTATCCTGCTAAACAGGAAATTGAAATAGCGCTTTCCCGTAATCCCAGCATTATAGAAGGGATGGAAACGCTTTTCAAAAAATACAAGCTAACAGGCTGGGAAGAGAATTTTAAGATACTGAAAATACAATTACAACAATACGATGCCTTTATACGTAGCAAGGTTTTACCCAAGGCAAGAGCGGACTATAAAATGCCCGGGGAAGAATATAAAATGGCTATGGAAAGCTTTGGTGTTGACATTCCTGTTGTTGAGCTGGATAGTATGGCACATACTGCTTTTAATGATATACAAAAACAGATGCAGACTATTGCTGAACAAGTGGCTCAGAAATACCATTTACCCGGCAGTGATTACAGGGATGTGATCCGTTTCCTGAAAAAAGACCAGATCATAGGCGATTCTATTTTGCCACTATATGAGCGACGCTTAAAGGAAATAGAAGAAATTATCCGGAGAGAAAAGCTGGTAACCTTACCCGAAGGACCAGCATTTATTAAACTGGCAACAGCAGCCGAAACAGCACAAAGTCCTGCACCACATATGGTACCTCCTCCATTTTTAAATAATACGGGACAACGGGGTGTTTTTGTGTTACCATTGAATATGCCCCCGGCACCGGGAGAAAAAACTGATAAATACGATGACTTTACCTTTGATGCAGCTGCCTGGACTATTATTGCCCATGAAGCTCGCCCCGGACACGAAATGCAGTTTGATAAAATGGTAGAAGAAGGGGTGTCTCAGGCACGTTCATTATATGCCTTTAATTCCGCGAACGTGGAAGGATGGGGCTTGTATAGTGAATACATCACGTTACCCTATATGCCTATAGAAGGCCAGTTGATTTCATTGGATTACAGGTTACTACGCGCTGCACGTGCCTTTTTAGACCCGGAATTACAAAATGGCACTACCACCCCATCCCAGGCGTTAGAGTTGCTGATGAAGGAAGTGGTTCAATCTCATGCTTTTGCACAACAGGAGGTAGAACGTTATACCGTTAAAATGCCAGGGCAAGCCACCAGTTATTTCTATGGTTTTACCCAAATGCTGGCTTTACGTAAAGATGCAGAAGCAGCATTAGGCAGCAAATTTGATGCGCAACGATTTCATGATTTTGTATTATCTCAGGGCATATTACCTCCCGCTTTAATTCGGGAAGCGGTGTTCAATACTTTTATTCCTAAAGAAAAATAG
- a CDS encoding rubredoxin: protein MKRYQTIAVNFTGGIISPGNLLNILEAATQFAITHISFSLRQQLLMEVPVTAAKGFLQALTALKTEAAPLKSQPPNVFSSYVCTDIFAESSWMTEGAYKDVFALLQTSVRKLKVNICSAQQTFVPLFTGHINWIAGLQKHYWYLYVRFPGTNTLYCWPEMIYTNDIETVTSAVEQWITTQKNTPPARQEDGVALYTAVKGMVAYISRPIDQDLTPPVFHLPYYEGFNKYGAGYWLGIYRRDEWFPIPFLQNIARLCLESKIGELHATPWKSIIIKNISPTQRRLWDSILGHYRINVRHAANELNWWVEDGNEDALVVKRHVIRYFDKEDVRTYGLCFGVLLKHTAPSFGSVLIQQKEGQTRISLKSQVRYDIYYSEDFNPNAGHYLLYREGVEKDHLGPYLVSLSKLFYEKAAVLPERTAIAHLQEEPATQRVVYQCTTCTTIYDPEQGDIRQGVQPGTPYEQLPEDYTCSVCMAPVQELSSIHYKK, encoded by the coding sequence ATGAAACGATATCAAACTATAGCAGTGAATTTTACCGGTGGTATTATATCGCCTGGCAACCTGTTGAATATACTGGAAGCTGCCACCCAATTTGCAATTACACATATAAGCTTTAGCTTACGGCAACAGTTGTTAATGGAAGTGCCTGTAACAGCGGCAAAAGGCTTTTTGCAGGCACTTACGGCATTAAAAACAGAAGCAGCCCCGTTAAAAAGTCAGCCACCGAATGTATTTAGTTCTTATGTGTGTACAGACATATTTGCCGAAAGCTCGTGGATGACGGAAGGGGCTTACAAAGATGTATTTGCCTTGTTGCAAACTTCGGTACGTAAGCTAAAAGTAAATATCTGCAGTGCCCAACAAACTTTTGTGCCTTTGTTTACCGGGCATATAAACTGGATTGCCGGTTTGCAAAAGCACTATTGGTATTTATATGTGCGGTTTCCCGGTACAAACACATTGTATTGCTGGCCCGAAATGATATACACCAACGACATTGAAACCGTTACCTCCGCCGTAGAGCAATGGATCACTACGCAGAAGAACACACCACCGGCCCGGCAGGAAGATGGGGTGGCACTATATACCGCAGTAAAAGGTATGGTTGCTTATATATCCCGCCCCATTGATCAGGACTTAACACCTCCGGTATTTCATCTGCCTTACTACGAAGGTTTTAATAAATATGGCGCCGGTTACTGGCTGGGTATTTACCGGAGGGATGAATGGTTTCCAATTCCCTTTTTGCAGAACATTGCCCGCCTGTGCCTGGAAAGCAAAATAGGCGAGCTGCATGCTACTCCCTGGAAATCTATTATTATTAAAAACATTTCGCCAACACAAAGGCGGCTGTGGGATAGCATACTTGGCCATTATCGCATTAATGTTCGGCATGCGGCCAATGAATTGAACTGGTGGGTAGAAGATGGTAACGAAGATGCCCTGGTAGTGAAGCGGCATGTGATCCGGTATTTTGACAAAGAAGATGTGCGCACTTATGGGCTTTGCTTTGGTGTGTTGTTAAAGCACACTGCTCCTTCATTTGGATCGGTGCTGATACAGCAAAAGGAGGGACAGACCCGAATAAGTTTGAAGTCACAGGTGCGATATGATATATACTACTCAGAAGACTTTAACCCCAATGCTGGCCATTATCTGCTGTATCGCGAAGGGGTAGAGAAAGATCACCTGGGGCCTTACCTGGTTTCGTTGAGTAAACTGTTTTATGAAAAAGCTGCTGTTTTACCCGAAAGGACTGCTATAGCACATTTGCAGGAAGAGCCAGCCACGCAAAGAGTGGTGTATCAATGCACAACCTGCACCACCATTTACGATCCGGAACAGGGAGATATAAGACAGGGAGTGCAGCCGGGCACTCCTTACGAGCAATTGCCCGAAGATTATACCTGTAGTGTGTGCATGGCGCCGGTGCAGGAATTATCCTCCATACATTATAAAAAGTAG
- a CDS encoding metallophosphoesterase, which produces MINRLVIITVIWFAIDFYFLQSLVTISANWSLPARESVICGFWLADFIIVALILYGALSPRIDFSASPKVKWLVGLVILSIVPKLLALPVLLVEDITRIISIMISWVHDAPVAIPRNKQVSELAVIVAVIPFTAIIYGMWHGKYRYQVHKIILEFDNLPEAFEGFSLTHLSDIHSGSLINAAKVLKGIELTNAQQSDLIVFTGDIVNNKASEMVPWISTFSRLSAPMGKFSVLGNHDYGDYIQWPDAAAKAANLAQLKQIHEQIGFRLLLNEHITLQKNGQSITVAGVENWGKGGFAKHGDLKRAMAGVPEDAFTILLSHDPSHWEIEVMKYPKLINLTLSGHTHGMQFGIELFGFKWSPIKYMYKQWAGAYHRDKHTLYVNRGFGFLGFPGRVGIHPEITVITLQKKR; this is translated from the coding sequence ATGATAAATCGCCTGGTGATAATAACGGTGATATGGTTTGCCATTGACTTTTATTTCCTGCAATCTCTTGTCACAATATCTGCCAACTGGAGCCTTCCAGCCAGGGAAAGTGTGATTTGCGGTTTCTGGCTGGCCGATTTTATCATAGTGGCGCTTATTTTATATGGCGCCCTCTCTCCCCGTATCGATTTTAGCGCATCACCTAAGGTAAAATGGCTGGTAGGACTGGTTATTTTATCTATTGTGCCTAAGCTGCTGGCTTTACCGGTATTGTTAGTGGAAGACATTACCCGCATTATAAGCATTATGATTAGTTGGGTACATGATGCTCCTGTTGCCATTCCACGTAACAAACAAGTGAGCGAACTGGCTGTAATAGTGGCTGTAATACCATTTACTGCTATTATTTATGGTATGTGGCATGGTAAGTATCGCTACCAGGTGCATAAAATTATCCTGGAGTTTGATAATCTTCCTGAAGCTTTTGAGGGCTTTTCGCTTACCCATCTTTCCGATATTCATTCCGGAAGTTTAATTAACGCTGCTAAGGTATTAAAAGGTATTGAGTTAACGAATGCTCAACAAAGCGACCTCATCGTGTTTACGGGGGATATTGTGAATAACAAAGCCAGCGAGATGGTTCCCTGGATCAGTACTTTTTCCCGGTTAAGTGCACCTATGGGCAAGTTTTCGGTATTGGGTAACCACGACTATGGCGATTATATCCAGTGGCCGGATGCCGCTGCTAAAGCTGCTAACCTGGCCCAACTGAAACAAATTCATGAACAAATAGGTTTCAGGCTATTGCTGAACGAGCATATTACACTGCAAAAAAACGGGCAATCGATCACAGTGGCAGGCGTTGAAAACTGGGGCAAGGGTGGTTTTGCCAAGCATGGCGATTTAAAAAGAGCCATGGCTGGGGTGCCGGAAGATGCTTTTACAATTCTGCTATCGCACGATCCCTCCCACTGGGAAATAGAAGTGATGAAATATCCAAAACTCATTAACCTTACCCTTTCGGGGCATACGCATGGTATGCAGTTTGGCATTGAACTGTTCGGTTTTAAATGGAGTCCTATAAAATATATGTATAAGCAATGGGCTGGCGCTTATCATAGAGATAAACATACCTTATACGTGAACCGTGGATTTGGATTTCTCGGGTTTCCAGGCCGTGTGGGTATTCATCCTGAGATTACAGTTATTACGTTACAAAAAAAGCGTTAA
- a CDS encoding MATE family efflux transporter translates to MSNTNTTSGLQVGIHNRQIFTIALPIAASMVVPQINFITNNIFLGGVGEQSLAIAGITGVYYLIFAVIGGGLNNGLQSLIARRAGENRPEAIGGLFQQGVRIALGLALMGILITYLIAPTVLRFSLSNEKHVSIALRFLYIRIWGLPFLYIYQMRNALLVGINQSRFLVIGTLAETIINITLDYSLINGHWGLPKMGFDGAAVASVIAEAGGLVVIFAVMRNNGIIRKLQLFKKIPYSTATNKLILQQSAPLILQYALSIVAWEFFYILIEHHGERELAISNAMRNIFGLFGCVTWSLAATSNAMVSNIIGQGLQNRVIELVWKIARLSLGFALIIFIVLNIFPTTLLKVYGQSEDFIKTAIPVVRIVSGALLLQSIATVWLNAVVGTGYTRINLFSESLAIICYCIYVYIVLEKMHLSIRWGWVSEWLYWLVIFIPSFWFMMSGKWKNKRI, encoded by the coding sequence ATGAGCAACACAAACACAACTTCGGGCTTGCAGGTAGGTATTCACAACCGGCAAATTTTTACTATTGCCCTACCTATAGCCGCTTCTATGGTGGTGCCGCAAATTAACTTTATTACCAATAATATCTTTTTGGGGGGTGTGGGCGAGCAGTCATTGGCTATTGCAGGCATTACCGGCGTGTACTATCTCATTTTTGCAGTAATAGGCGGTGGGTTAAACAATGGTTTACAATCACTTATAGCCCGTCGCGCTGGCGAAAATCGTCCCGAAGCCATTGGCGGACTTTTTCAGCAGGGAGTGCGTATAGCATTAGGATTGGCATTAATGGGCATACTAATTACCTATTTAATTGCCCCCACTGTACTGCGATTTAGCCTTTCCAACGAGAAACATGTAAGCATTGCTCTGCGCTTTTTGTACATCCGTATCTGGGGATTGCCTTTCCTGTACATTTATCAGATGCGGAATGCCCTGTTGGTAGGAATTAATCAAAGCCGCTTCCTGGTAATTGGCACCCTGGCGGAAACGATTATTAATATTACCCTGGATTATAGTCTCATTAATGGACATTGGGGGCTTCCTAAAATGGGTTTTGATGGTGCGGCCGTGGCCAGTGTTATTGCAGAAGCAGGCGGTTTAGTAGTCATTTTTGCGGTAATGCGCAATAATGGTATTATTCGTAAGCTGCAGCTTTTTAAGAAAATCCCCTATTCCACCGCTACCAATAAACTAATCCTGCAACAATCTGCCCCGCTTATCCTGCAATATGCGTTAAGCATTGTTGCCTGGGAGTTTTTCTATATCCTGATTGAACATCATGGTGAGCGTGAGCTGGCTATCAGCAATGCCATGCGAAACATATTTGGGCTCTTTGGCTGTGTTACCTGGTCGCTGGCAGCTACCAGTAACGCTATGGTGAGTAATATTATAGGGCAGGGATTGCAAAACAGGGTGATTGAACTGGTTTGGAAAATTGCCCGCCTGAGCCTGGGTTTTGCGCTTATTATTTTTATTGTTCTTAATATTTTCCCTACCACTTTATTAAAGGTGTATGGACAAAGTGAAGATTTTATTAAAACGGCAATACCAGTAGTGCGTATTGTGTCGGGGGCCCTATTGCTCCAGAGTATTGCTACCGTTTGGCTTAATGCAGTAGTGGGCACTGGCTACACCCGTATAAACCTGTTTTCAGAGTCACTGGCTATTATCTGTTATTGTATTTACGTATATATTGTATTGGAAAAGATGCACTTATCTATCCGTTGGGGTTGGGTAAGCGAATGGCTTTACTGGCTAGTCATTTTCATCCCTTCTTTCTGGTTTATGATGAGCGGAAAATGGAAGAATAAGCGTATTTAG
- a CDS encoding DUF3822 family protein: protein MVQKTFGIYNPETNSGNEQFYLELGNSHVAIWLKDSQSNVISSFELFEYDAEMTPILANVIRDVKTISKIAKDYHPQVQVIWENSECLLVPTPYYEEKVSPHYLNIVFGNALHAEVAGQNNTASQTAAVFRVPKSWKEAILQYYPNAGFEHKYLGLFNSFTTDKQGLYAFFYRNHFILVVVKDRKVQLMQTFNYQTPEDVLYYILNTCNQYGLDYEKTPVRVAGLIDFKSSLYEEMVKYLPDVAVDTLPGNKVGKAFSDQPVHYFVPFFKTTS, encoded by the coding sequence ATGGTACAGAAAACCTTTGGTATATACAACCCCGAAACCAACAGCGGAAACGAACAATTTTACCTGGAACTTGGCAATAGCCATGTGGCCATCTGGCTGAAAGACAGCCAGTCCAACGTAATTTCTTCGTTTGAGTTGTTTGAATACGATGCAGAAATGACGCCCATTCTGGCCAATGTAATTCGCGATGTAAAAACAATTTCCAAAATTGCCAAAGATTACCACCCACAGGTGCAGGTAATTTGGGAAAACAGCGAATGTTTGCTGGTGCCAACTCCTTATTATGAAGAAAAGGTTTCTCCCCACTATCTGAATATTGTGTTTGGCAATGCGTTACATGCCGAAGTTGCCGGACAAAATAATACCGCTTCCCAAACTGCCGCGGTGTTCAGGGTGCCTAAAAGCTGGAAAGAAGCCATTTTACAATATTATCCCAATGCCGGTTTTGAGCATAAATACCTGGGCTTGTTTAACAGTTTTACCACTGACAAACAGGGGTTATATGCTTTTTTCTACCGTAACCACTTCATATTGGTGGTAGTAAAAGACAGAAAGGTGCAGTTAATGCAAACTTTCAACTATCAAACACCGGAAGACGTTTTGTACTATATTTTAAACACCTGTAACCAATACGGACTGGATTATGAAAAAACGCCGGTTCGTGTAGCAGGATTAATTGATTTCAAATCTTCGTTATACGAAGAGATGGTGAAATACCTTCCGGATGTTGCTGTGGACACGTTGCCTGGCAATAAGGTAGGGAAGGCTTTCAGCGATCAGCCGGTACATTATTTTGTACCATTTTTTAAAACAACATCATGA
- the lpxK gene encoding tetraacyldisaccharide 4'-kinase, producing the protein MKSFRVLLLPFALLYGLAVTIRNFLYNKKYLRSAEFGLPVICIGNVTVGGTGKSPMVEYLVQLLQRQFKVATLSRGYKRKTKGYALAGDKTTALDIGDEPMQFHLKFPELTVAVGEERIVAIPQLLHDKPETQVILLDDAFQHRSVKAGLNILLTDYNNLFTRDWFLPTGDLRDQRLSYKRAQVIIVTKCPATLTEEEKQKLIKEIKPLPEQTVYFTTIEYGTPYHITNRTAHSLVHEEEVLLVCGIANPRPLKQYLNEQVASYSQLDYSDHHIFSIDDLKEIRKKFEILSGSKKLILTTEKDAVRLLKFRQELDRLPLYVLPVRHGFLFNGAEQFNGQIIHFIENYQLHTA; encoded by the coding sequence TTGAAATCTTTTCGTGTTCTGTTATTGCCGTTTGCTTTGTTATACGGCCTGGCTGTTACCATCCGCAACTTTTTATACAACAAAAAATACCTGCGCTCTGCTGAATTTGGTTTACCGGTTATTTGTATAGGTAATGTGACAGTGGGTGGCACAGGAAAGTCGCCCATGGTAGAATACCTTGTGCAACTGTTACAGAGGCAGTTTAAAGTAGCTACCTTAAGCCGTGGCTATAAGCGCAAAACCAAAGGATATGCACTGGCAGGAGATAAAACTACCGCGCTGGATATAGGTGACGAACCCATGCAGTTTCACCTGAAATTTCCCGAACTAACGGTAGCAGTAGGCGAGGAGCGTATTGTGGCAATACCTCAGTTGCTGCACGACAAACCCGAAACACAGGTTATTTTGCTGGATGACGCTTTCCAGCACCGCTCAGTAAAAGCCGGGCTGAATATTTTACTGACGGATTATAACAACTTATTTACCCGTGACTGGTTTTTACCCACCGGTGACCTTCGCGACCAGCGCCTTAGCTATAAAAGAGCGCAGGTGATTATTGTAACCAAATGTCCGGCTACGCTTACAGAAGAAGAAAAGCAAAAGCTGATTAAGGAAATAAAGCCTTTACCCGAACAAACGGTGTACTTTACCACCATTGAATACGGAACCCCTTATCATATTACCAACCGCACGGCCCATTCATTGGTGCATGAAGAAGAAGTGTTGCTGGTATGCGGTATTGCTAACCCACGTCCGTTAAAACAATACCTGAACGAGCAGGTAGCCAGCTACAGCCAGCTGGACTATAGCGACCATCATATTTTTAGCATTGATGATCTGAAAGAAATCCGGAAAAAGTTTGAAATATTATCCGGATCAAAAAAATTGATACTCACCACAGAGAAAGACGCCGTTCGATTGCTTAAATTCAGGCAGGAATTGGACAGGCTTCCTTTATACGTTCTACCAGTACGGCATGGTTTTTTGTTTAATGGTGCGGAGCAGTTTAACGGGCAGATCATCCATTTTATTGAAAACTATCAATTACACACTGCATGA
- a CDS encoding DUF3606 domain-containing protein — translation MPENLQHQTTQNDVRINIHQSKDLNYWTSKFGVSVINLKIAVSESSGKAGDVEQWLKSHKYIS, via the coding sequence ATGCCAGAGAATCTGCAACACCAGACGACTCAAAACGACGTACGCATTAATATCCATCAGTCCAAAGACCTCAACTACTGGACAAGTAAATTTGGCGTATCTGTTATCAATTTAAAAATCGCGGTAAGTGAATCTAGCGGAAAAGCCGGAGATGTAGAACAGTGGTTAAAAAGTCACAAATACATTTCTTAA